A stretch of Sinimarinibacterium sp. NLF-5-8 DNA encodes these proteins:
- a CDS encoding SRPBCC domain-containing protein, which yields MFTIDRTLEINAPAEQVWQVLTDFARYGDWNPFVPQAHCDLRIGGALKMQVVLKKQMQQTEYINAVTPGKSFAYSMKPAPLGALRSLRVQTVEPIDATRCRYISHFEIGGWLNPVVSLAMGAPMRQGFEAMAQGLKAQAEKLNQQR from the coding sequence ATGTTTACCATCGACCGCACCCTGGAAATCAACGCCCCCGCCGAACAGGTTTGGCAGGTGCTCACCGACTTTGCCCGCTACGGCGACTGGAACCCGTTTGTGCCGCAAGCGCACTGCGATCTGCGCATCGGCGGGGCGCTGAAGATGCAGGTCGTGCTCAAAAAGCAGATGCAGCAAACCGAATACATCAACGCCGTCACCCCCGGCAAAAGCTTTGCCTACAGCATGAAACCGGCGCCGCTGGGCGCGCTGCGCAGCCTGCGCGTGCAAACCGTCGAACCCATCGATGCGACGCGCTGCCGCTACATCTCCCACTTTGAAATCGGCGGCTGGCTCAATCCCGTGGTCAGCCTCGCCATGGGCGCGCCGATGCGTCAAGGATTTGAAGCGATGGCGCAGGGTTTGAAAGCGCAGGCTGAAAAGCTCAATCAACAACGCTGA